A part of Corynebacterium mustelae genomic DNA contains:
- a CDS encoding formylglycine-generating enzyme family protein — translation MNPTDLTEPEYSLLSQPERETLLTEIAAEINAESCRYATFNRFGRGISTAIFDIEGSEFVFVPGATITLGWDGFKSEPQPDMWLDLAESFEDGTDDEVLDTAFSPDFRNQLTQTFLANTTPKQECTIPPMLVERTAQNPCWREVALDTLPPDSYAHELIRAGEADNVLAVTAYQNMRVSRTDLQAPWRVELFDAPTFAQLNASIEAAGFFLPTMREWEYLAGGGCATLAAWGDSIDFDSIMVTSATNSNDQPRDTDSAVKGVLSEPNFFGLTIASDPYHPELVSEDDSFTLKGGDGGNALCGGAGVAWGFFPATPYFMDYLSDTPPDPNEALVGHELYRRVKPLAVGCIKFRGQ, via the coding sequence ATGAACCCAACGGACCTTACCGAACCTGAATACAGCTTACTTTCGCAACCAGAACGGGAAACTCTACTTACCGAAATAGCCGCAGAAATCAACGCGGAATCATGTAGGTATGCCACCTTCAACCGGTTCGGACGCGGTATTTCCACCGCAATCTTCGACATTGAAGGCTCGGAATTCGTATTCGTACCCGGCGCCACCATCACCCTGGGATGGGACGGATTTAAATCAGAACCACAACCAGACATGTGGCTTGATCTCGCTGAAAGTTTCGAGGATGGTACCGACGATGAGGTACTAGACACCGCCTTTTCTCCTGATTTTCGCAACCAACTAACACAGACCTTCCTGGCAAACACGACCCCCAAACAAGAATGTACTATTCCGCCGATGCTTGTGGAACGTACCGCACAGAATCCCTGCTGGCGTGAAGTCGCGCTCGACACCCTACCGCCGGATTCATACGCCCATGAACTCATTCGCGCCGGGGAAGCCGATAACGTGCTTGCCGTAACCGCATACCAAAACATGCGGGTGTCGCGGACCGACCTGCAGGCACCGTGGCGGGTTGAGCTTTTCGACGCCCCCACGTTCGCACAGCTCAACGCTAGCATTGAGGCGGCGGGTTTCTTTTTGCCGACCATGCGGGAGTGGGAATATCTTGCCGGTGGTGGCTGTGCCACCTTAGCCGCGTGGGGCGATAGCATTGACTTCGATTCCATCATGGTAACCAGCGCGACCAACTCCAATGACCAGCCACGCGATACCGACTCGGCGGTCAAAGGTGTGCTTTCCGAGCCTAACTTCTTCGGCCTCACCATCGCCTCCGATCCCTACCACCCAGAGCTTGTTAGCGAGGACGACAGTTTCACCCTCAAAGGCGGTGACGGTGGAAACGCACTGTGCGGCGGTGCGGGCGTTGCCTGGGGATTTTTCCCAGCGACACCGTACTTCATGGATTACCTCTCGGACACCCCACCTGATCCCAACGAAGCACTTGTCGGGCATGAGCTTTATCGCCGCGTCAAACCGCTTGCTGTCGGGTGCATCAAATTTCGCGGACAGTAG
- a CDS encoding ribonuclease HII — MRRLKHQRTYEVALEKAGLGPVAGVDEAGRGSCAGPITIAACILPPHPVDELAGLTDSKKLTARQRSTLFPLIQKYALSWSILHISAADIDAFGIQHANVSGMRRVVARLEIQPGYVLTDALPVDGLSVPYLPMIGGDAAARCIAAASVLAKCSRDDLMQDLDTQYPGYGFAKHKGYGTKIHMDAVRRYGASPVHRYSYANVATAHNQWLEQELTQP; from the coding sequence GTGCGCAGGCTTAAACACCAGCGCACATACGAGGTGGCGCTGGAGAAAGCAGGGTTAGGTCCCGTCGCTGGTGTCGACGAAGCAGGGCGGGGGTCCTGTGCTGGTCCTATCACCATAGCTGCGTGTATTCTGCCACCGCATCCAGTTGACGAGCTGGCTGGGTTGACCGATTCCAAGAAACTAACCGCCAGGCAACGTTCAACATTATTTCCACTGATCCAGAAATACGCCTTATCATGGTCAATCCTTCATATCTCCGCCGCGGATATAGACGCATTTGGTATTCAACATGCCAATGTTTCCGGGATGCGTCGGGTAGTAGCGCGGCTGGAAATTCAACCAGGTTACGTTCTCACCGATGCGTTGCCAGTAGATGGGTTGTCCGTTCCGTATTTACCCATGATTGGTGGAGATGCCGCAGCCCGGTGTATCGCAGCTGCATCTGTGCTGGCAAAATGTTCCCGTGATGATCTCATGCAGGACTTAGATACCCAATATCCAGGATATGGTTTTGCTAAACACAAAGGATATGGCACAAAAATACACATGGATGCGGTGCGCCGTTATGGTGCGAGCCCGGTTCATCGTTATAGTTATGCAAATGTAGCCACGGCGCACAATCAGTGGCTTGAGCAAGAATTGACGCAACCATAA
- a CDS encoding YraN family protein, which produces MVHLPVGVVRNNHNREIGDAGENIAAQFLISRQYIIVARNVRYVAGELDLIARSPHGAIVFVEVKTRTGKNYGNVEAVSPNKLRKMRRAAALWLRDKPWKDVRFDVVAITLNQTGTHEIDWYQGVDSGAC; this is translated from the coding sequence ATGGTGCATTTGCCCGTTGGCGTAGTACGCAATAACCATAATCGTGAGATTGGAGACGCTGGTGAAAATATCGCAGCCCAGTTTCTGATAAGCCGCCAGTACATAATCGTTGCCCGCAATGTGAGATACGTTGCTGGTGAGCTTGACCTGATTGCCCGAAGCCCACACGGGGCAATCGTATTTGTCGAAGTAAAAACCCGGACGGGTAAAAACTACGGAAATGTTGAGGCAGTTAGCCCAAACAAACTTCGGAAAATGCGGCGTGCCGCAGCGTTGTGGTTGCGGGATAAGCCATGGAAGGATGTTCGCTTTGACGTGGTAGCCATTACATTGAACCAGACTGGTACTCACGAAATCGACTGGTATCAGGGGGTCGATAGCGGTGCTTGCTAA
- a CDS encoding DUF2469 domain-containing protein, with protein sequence MSAEELENYEAEVELSLYREYRDVVSQFSYVVETERRFYLANAVELIPHTQGNDVYYEVRMSDAWVWDMYRSVRFVRYVRVITYKDVNIEELDKPDLVIPE encoded by the coding sequence ATGAGTGCAGAGGAACTCGAAAATTACGAAGCTGAAGTTGAGCTGAGTTTATATCGCGAGTACCGCGACGTGGTGAGCCAATTTTCTTATGTTGTTGAGACGGAGCGGCGCTTTTACCTTGCAAACGCCGTTGAGCTAATTCCGCACACTCAAGGAAATGATGTTTATTACGAAGTCCGAATGTCGGATGCGTGGGTGTGGGACATGTACCGATCTGTGCGCTTCGTGCGTTATGTTCGCGTCATAACCTACAAGGATGTGAATATCGAAGAATTGGACAAGCCAGATTTGGTTATTCCGGAGTAG
- a CDS encoding HtaA domain-containing protein yields MKLIFRRKAAICASVAVMSTFLNPTVSVAQELDALAENNTEIEVVATDPQEPIETSVQETQPDPETDGVEPIALTPESQVDPIRHADTQPAAAPNAATGLVAAGSDTLVNPVVTLSEGKANWDWVRSFRQYVGRHQETRDKVELDPFNEFLLWPQKPNQQVDLTNLQKLQFEGSVHWTHHGGILDVTLANPTIDFAKKQLLVDGKSSGTLANPGVAVDEKQQVMLELTDLKAEVKEGYLLITSFRPKISSFANDLVGFYQDEFREPFVATLKIADSAGERPEPILWKLFPEKYDYLRPRNIVPDDSTLEDKPVTLDPALDKCVRYELDLGPNDPITTKTLQRLFTLPCNGVRTPEDQKVQSLEGLQHAHKLSRVNLANQRIADLSPLRELGNLIDLDVSNNKLTSINDIGHQPKLINFKANDNQLIDIDHLLYLPALETLELNNNKLFHLNGLPLDKENLRFLYVSNNEIESIEGLKEYLYLKDVDLSHNAIKDVSPLGKIRGLEKINVSHNFITNPETLVPLASFDNLRELRISHNKFESRDALAVFGSRLKDLPEGQPVPQNTNEAPAPKSAPTITQQPENKTVENGKAVLFTITVSGNPAPLIQWQRFDDGKWVDIEGATKNELAVTAGQGTAINGAQYRAVVRNAVKKIHSQSVILTVTEQPKPPNQTPPTSNPPTQNPPAADPGASSWKLGTGEIIGIVLAVLGGIGAIILGALQHFGITPQQISNLIRR; encoded by the coding sequence ATGAAACTCATTTTTCGTCGAAAAGCTGCCATATGTGCCAGCGTCGCCGTAATGTCAACTTTTCTCAACCCAACAGTTTCGGTAGCCCAAGAGCTAGATGCCTTAGCGGAAAATAACACCGAGATTGAGGTTGTCGCCACCGATCCACAGGAACCGATCGAAACATCTGTGCAGGAGACCCAGCCTGATCCCGAAACTGATGGTGTAGAGCCAATCGCTTTAACACCTGAGTCACAAGTAGATCCGATTCGTCACGCTGATACACAACCAGCCGCTGCGCCAAATGCAGCAACCGGTTTAGTAGCTGCTGGCTCAGATACTTTGGTCAATCCAGTTGTGACACTCTCGGAAGGTAAGGCGAACTGGGATTGGGTCCGTTCGTTCCGACAGTATGTTGGTCGGCACCAAGAAACGCGGGACAAAGTCGAGCTTGACCCTTTCAATGAATTTTTGTTGTGGCCGCAAAAACCGAACCAGCAGGTAGATCTAACAAATCTTCAAAAGCTGCAGTTTGAGGGTTCAGTTCACTGGACCCATCACGGGGGAATTCTCGACGTGACGCTGGCTAATCCAACGATTGATTTTGCCAAGAAGCAATTGCTTGTCGACGGAAAATCCTCCGGAACGCTGGCAAATCCCGGGGTGGCTGTCGATGAAAAACAGCAAGTAATGCTGGAGCTGACCGACCTAAAAGCCGAGGTCAAAGAAGGCTACCTGCTGATAACGTCTTTCCGGCCAAAGATTAGCTCCTTTGCCAACGATCTTGTGGGATTCTATCAAGATGAGTTCCGGGAACCGTTCGTCGCAACCTTGAAAATCGCCGATAGTGCCGGTGAACGACCTGAACCCATCTTATGGAAGCTGTTCCCCGAAAAATACGACTACCTTCGTCCTCGCAATATCGTCCCTGATGATTCCACTCTTGAGGACAAACCAGTAACCCTTGATCCGGCATTGGACAAGTGCGTTCGGTATGAATTGGATCTTGGCCCCAACGATCCGATAACCACCAAAACTCTGCAACGGCTCTTTACGCTTCCCTGCAATGGAGTACGTACCCCCGAAGATCAGAAAGTACAGTCTTTGGAAGGGCTCCAACACGCCCACAAACTATCCCGAGTTAACCTGGCTAATCAGCGAATTGCAGATTTAAGCCCGCTTCGGGAATTGGGGAACCTCATTGATCTGGATGTGTCTAACAACAAGCTCACATCGATCAATGACATAGGGCATCAGCCTAAACTGATCAATTTCAAGGCAAACGACAATCAGCTCATCGACATCGATCACTTGTTGTACCTGCCTGCATTGGAAACACTTGAGCTCAATAACAACAAGCTGTTCCATCTCAATGGCCTGCCACTAGATAAGGAGAACCTCCGCTTCCTCTATGTAAGTAACAATGAAATTGAGAGCATTGAGGGACTTAAAGAATATCTGTATCTCAAAGACGTCGATCTCAGTCATAATGCGATCAAAGATGTTTCACCTCTTGGCAAAATTCGGGGTCTGGAAAAAATTAATGTCTCACACAATTTCATCACCAACCCAGAAACACTTGTGCCACTCGCGTCTTTCGACAATTTGAGGGAGCTTCGCATCTCCCACAATAAATTTGAATCACGCGACGCCCTTGCAGTATTTGGCAGTCGGCTCAAGGATCTCCCTGAAGGGCAGCCAGTTCCTCAAAACACCAACGAGGCACCTGCGCCTAAATCAGCTCCAACAATCACTCAGCAACCTGAAAATAAGACAGTAGAAAACGGAAAAGCCGTCTTATTCACAATCACGGTAAGTGGTAACCCTGCGCCGCTTATTCAATGGCAGCGCTTCGACGATGGAAAATGGGTCGATATTGAGGGAGCAACAAAGAATGAACTAGCAGTAACCGCGGGTCAAGGTACCGCCATTAATGGTGCACAATATCGCGCTGTCGTTCGCAACGCAGTAAAGAAGATTCATTCCCAAAGCGTTATTCTCACCGTTACCGAACAACCAAAACCGCCAAACCAAACCCCACCTACAAGCAATCCACCAACCCAAAATCCGCCAGCGGCTGATCCTGGTGCTAGCTCGTGGAAGCTGGGTACTGGAGAAATCATTGGGATTGTTCTTGCGGTTCTCGGTGGGATAGGTGCCATCATCTTAGGTGCGCTGCAACACTTTGGAATCACGCCGCAACAGATAAGCAACCTCATTCGGCGTTAG
- a CDS encoding SUKH-3 domain-containing protein: MEKPNRISSDFYQLLLRSGWYPERKVAKEDLSNDLETFPDEVTDFLREIWGLHVVRETISPLSGLSDAPSYFTSVFEFGEPSSQLWHDPEWENPLDQPLRMFGNQDQRQLLIDHSGRIFIIPDNGDVYFVGGQFYEGLYNLIYGFGARYIVYEDGEFWEEK, translated from the coding sequence ATGGAAAAACCGAATCGGATTAGTTCGGACTTTTATCAGTTGCTCCTTCGATCGGGGTGGTACCCGGAACGAAAGGTGGCGAAGGAAGATTTAAGCAACGACCTTGAAACATTTCCTGATGAGGTGACAGATTTCTTGCGGGAAATTTGGGGGTTACATGTTGTGCGCGAGACGATAAGTCCTCTTTCTGGCCTGAGTGACGCCCCATCGTATTTCACCAGTGTTTTTGAGTTCGGGGAGCCAAGCAGCCAGTTGTGGCATGACCCTGAGTGGGAAAATCCGTTGGACCAGCCGCTTCGCATGTTCGGCAACCAGGATCAGCGCCAGCTTCTGATTGATCATTCGGGCCGAATTTTCATTATCCCAGACAATGGTGATGTGTATTTTGTGGGTGGCCAGTTTTACGAGGGACTATATAACCTTATTTATGGTTTTGGTGCGCGCTACATTGTTTACGAAGATGGCGAGTTCTGGGAAGAGAAGTAA
- the dprA gene encoding DNA-processing protein DprA — MTQQRRRAWAYLSRVIEGPSRNLQQLFDAGREPEAIAQAVRCREGWIGGLLAETETRYTWDRADDDLAIVQRNGGRMICPDDDEWPAEVFDSAFGFASSGWSEHTRSYQSDAVPPHVLWVRGGNLRQLSSHSVAIVGTRAASNYGVQATRMISAGLLDHQYTLISGGALGVDTVAHSEALTRGGSTIIVQACGLDKKYPAKNSALFDAAATRDNCAIVSEYPPELSPQRHRFLTRNRLVAALSQGTVVTEAAWRSGALNTLSWAAAFGRVAMAVPGPITTSGSLGCHERIRRGDAEMVCSAEEVRELVSKIGEVDVGGQYEIDFAASPIQKLSRNEMRVFDVTGPNPVDSMQIAQGAGLPVKLTVFLLMDLSRQGLIERVGNGWCRRVSDENSGTSG, encoded by the coding sequence ATGACACAGCAACGTAGGCGGGCATGGGCGTATCTTTCGCGGGTTATTGAGGGTCCGAGTCGAAATCTGCAACAGCTTTTCGACGCCGGGCGTGAGCCCGAAGCAATAGCGCAAGCAGTGCGGTGTCGTGAGGGGTGGATTGGTGGGCTTTTAGCAGAAACTGAAACCAGATATACCTGGGATCGGGCAGATGACGATCTGGCGATAGTGCAGCGTAATGGGGGTCGAATGATCTGTCCCGATGATGATGAGTGGCCCGCCGAGGTCTTTGATTCAGCCTTTGGCTTTGCTTCAAGCGGCTGGAGCGAGCATACGCGAAGCTACCAATCGGACGCGGTGCCACCCCATGTTTTATGGGTTCGAGGTGGGAATTTACGGCAATTGAGTAGTCATTCTGTGGCGATTGTCGGAACTCGAGCTGCGAGTAATTACGGGGTTCAGGCGACTCGAATGATTTCAGCTGGGCTGTTAGATCATCAATACACGTTGATTTCTGGAGGTGCTCTTGGGGTTGATACTGTCGCTCATTCGGAGGCATTAACTCGAGGTGGCAGCACCATTATTGTCCAGGCTTGTGGGCTGGACAAAAAATATCCAGCGAAAAATTCAGCATTGTTCGATGCGGCGGCAACACGTGACAATTGCGCCATTGTTTCGGAATATCCGCCAGAGTTGAGCCCGCAACGACACCGCTTTTTAACCCGGAATCGGCTAGTAGCTGCGCTGAGTCAAGGAACGGTTGTGACTGAGGCAGCATGGCGATCTGGTGCGTTGAATACTCTAAGCTGGGCAGCGGCGTTTGGACGGGTCGCTATGGCGGTTCCCGGGCCGATCACGACCTCCGGTTCGCTTGGATGCCATGAACGTATCCGCAGAGGTGATGCAGAGATGGTCTGTTCTGCAGAAGAGGTACGGGAATTAGTGTCGAAGATTGGCGAGGTGGATGTCGGCGGCCAATATGAAATAGATTTCGCGGCCTCGCCAATTCAGAAGCTATCGCGCAATGAAATGCGGGTTTTTGACGTAACTGGCCCAAACCCCGTTGATTCAATGCAGATCGCACAAGGTGCCGGATTGCCGGTGAAATTGACTGTATTTTTGCTCATGGATTTATCCCGTCAAGGATTGATTGAGCGAGTGGGAAATGGTTGGTGTCGCCGCGTATCTGACGAAAACTCTGGTACTAGTGGCTAG
- a CDS encoding ASCH domain-containing protein, with protein sequence MVFSFLLPTRSADEYEPLVTSIQDHSVTTLFFPKPSNSPLQLFLRTGELFRKQDELIVHDSAGNPACAVRIERVSAVAFDKITPEDIARTWGPKEISAWRNWARSLWLSSSFSNQPYPNHISGRTTIIRVDFSSHDCFADESLDTLFHGLKDHLFLHDVVKILVEKKTHFPLHLRQSALEFLPFAHRYLFKPFYRIPDLSPALSRVVELTRTTPRLPAPPDSAENLAAVHAWVSTCLSALGVTLTDGGGVDFQSRLTRSQLTEHFPTLPVRHYRKIIRSLIHLRNRIFRTQETADFVRCTMLERHFLMRCITKEEFLHSSTTAHYVAIHVSERYIPDSFSRTELDRVHRRIAPKFAIEDLLEHALADPHVNLETLAKVHCSPRIVRLLSEEQVAHLQQLCWSELVWLANRLQRLWNPAWVERSMRLHSGDDSSAWNATARAWNRLRAMWLTIVTSSGQTHLLDTLCFGKVMRLIPEFPMMEESHGDVSVFQRLPLPWEVVHGIATCPRSEVQRVCEEIGIDPVTSGWTSPKQYSDLV encoded by the coding sequence ATGGTGTTCTCCTTCCTCCTACCCACCAGAAGCGCCGATGAGTATGAGCCACTTGTCACAAGCATTCAGGATCATTCGGTTACTACACTGTTCTTCCCCAAACCTTCCAACAGTCCCCTGCAACTATTCCTGCGCACAGGGGAACTTTTTAGAAAGCAAGACGAACTTATTGTCCATGATTCTGCGGGGAATCCTGCCTGCGCTGTGAGAATCGAACGAGTATCGGCAGTGGCGTTCGATAAAATCACACCCGAGGACATCGCACGCACGTGGGGGCCGAAGGAAATTTCCGCGTGGCGGAACTGGGCACGGTCCTTGTGGCTCTCCTCAAGTTTTAGCAACCAGCCGTACCCTAACCACATTTCCGGCAGAACCACCATTATCAGGGTTGATTTCTCAAGCCACGATTGCTTTGCCGACGAAAGTCTCGACACCCTCTTTCACGGACTTAAAGACCATCTTTTCCTCCATGACGTCGTGAAAATCCTGGTGGAGAAGAAAACGCATTTCCCTCTCCACCTGCGACAATCGGCGCTAGAATTTCTTCCCTTCGCCCACCGCTACCTATTTAAACCTTTCTATCGCATCCCTGATCTTTCCCCTGCTCTTAGTCGTGTTGTGGAGCTTACCCGCACGACACCCAGGCTCCCCGCCCCACCTGACAGTGCGGAAAACCTCGCTGCTGTTCACGCGTGGGTTTCTACGTGCTTGTCTGCCTTAGGTGTCACCCTCACTGATGGCGGGGGCGTCGATTTTCAATCACGACTCACGCGAAGCCAACTCACAGAACACTTCCCCACTCTTCCTGTGCGCCACTATCGCAAGATTATTCGCTCGCTTATTCATTTACGGAATCGAATCTTTCGTACACAAGAAACCGCCGATTTCGTGCGCTGCACCATGCTTGAAAGGCATTTTCTCATGCGGTGCATCACGAAGGAAGAGTTTTTACACTCGTCAACAACCGCCCATTACGTGGCAATCCATGTTTCTGAGAGATACATCCCGGATAGCTTTTCCCGGACAGAGCTCGACCGTGTGCACCGGAGAATCGCCCCCAAGTTCGCGATCGAGGATCTGTTAGAACACGCGCTGGCTGATCCTCATGTCAATCTGGAAACCCTTGCCAAGGTGCACTGCTCCCCTAGGATCGTCCGGCTTCTCAGCGAGGAACAGGTAGCACACCTCCAACAGTTATGTTGGAGCGAATTGGTGTGGCTGGCCAATAGGTTGCAACGCTTGTGGAATCCTGCATGGGTGGAGCGAAGCATGAGACTTCACAGTGGCGACGATTCCTCCGCATGGAATGCCACGGCACGGGCCTGGAATCGATTGCGAGCAATGTGGTTAACGATTGTCACCAGTAGTGGCCAAACCCATCTTCTTGATACCTTGTGCTTTGGCAAAGTCATGCGACTGATTCCCGAATTTCCCATGATGGAAGAGTCACATGGCGACGTTTCCGTATTCCAGCGGCTTCCGCTGCCGTGGGAGGTCGTTCACGGAATAGCTACCTGCCCACGCTCAGAAGTACAAAGGGTGTGCGAAGAGATCGGGATTGACCCAGTTACTTCTGGCTGGACGAGCCCCAAACAGTATTCAGATTTGGTGTAA
- the rplS gene encoding 50S ribosomal protein L19 codes for MNILDKVDAASMRDDIPDFQPGDTLDVHVKVIEGAKSRVQVFKGVVIRRQGSGVRETFTVRKMSFGIGVERTFPVHSPNIEKIEVVSRGKVRRAKLYYLRNLRGKAAKIKEKR; via the coding sequence ATGAACATTCTTGATAAAGTCGATGCAGCATCCATGCGCGACGACATTCCCGATTTTCAGCCAGGTGACACCCTTGACGTGCACGTAAAGGTTATCGAAGGTGCTAAGTCTCGTGTCCAGGTGTTTAAGGGTGTTGTCATCCGTCGCCAGGGTTCCGGCGTTCGGGAAACTTTTACCGTTCGCAAGATGTCTTTCGGTATCGGCGTTGAGCGTACTTTCCCAGTTCACAGCCCAAATATCGAAAAGATCGAGGTTGTAAGCCGCGGTAAAGTTCGTCGTGCGAAGCTGTACTACTTGCGTAACCTGCGCGGTAAGGCTGCCAAGATCAAGGAAAAGCGCTAA
- a CDS encoding YifB family Mg chelatase-like AAA ATPase, which yields MTLTGVTAEIVEVEANVGAGLPGTHIVGKAATGVIEARDRIKTAAINSGLPWPKTKVIVSLLPGNLAKTGSHFDAAIAVAILSTTRSCSWNFHMLANTMILGEVALDGTLRAVPGVLPALLAAERSQIETVIVPAVNSPEAVIATGVKVLVAQSLTEIMEWLSNDSALATPQQWCAQHQQQSVSHVVSSMKDMNQIAGQPEAKFAAEVAAAGGHNVFFIGPGGSGKSMIAERIPTLLPQLTTRETIESTVVHSIAGRIDNSVVTTAPFIAPHHSVTTAGLLGGGAGNPLPGAVSLAHNGVLFLDEVSEIPARVLDQLRMPMEDGVVRLQRSHQTFVFPARFQLVLAANPCRCGAETPTECTCSGAVRARYLDNLSGPLRDRIDIFVRTYSKGPLQGDADTDSSAVIAMRVAEARNRARHRWDSAGLGAITNAAVESAMLRRHFPADDAGMAIMESYLAHGDITQRGVDRALKLAWTLADLDRVVSPTLDHVARALELREDVAL from the coding sequence ATGACTCTCACAGGAGTTACTGCGGAAATAGTGGAGGTGGAGGCAAACGTCGGGGCCGGGTTGCCAGGCACTCATATCGTGGGCAAAGCCGCCACCGGAGTAATCGAAGCACGTGATCGGATAAAAACCGCAGCAATAAATTCCGGATTACCTTGGCCCAAAACCAAGGTAATCGTGAGTCTTTTGCCCGGAAATCTGGCAAAAACCGGCTCACATTTTGATGCTGCTATAGCTGTAGCGATTTTGAGCACCACCCGGTCGTGCAGTTGGAATTTCCATATGCTTGCTAACACCATGATTCTTGGCGAAGTAGCCTTAGACGGTACCTTGCGGGCAGTCCCAGGAGTCCTGCCAGCCTTGTTGGCGGCTGAGCGCAGCCAGATAGAAACAGTAATAGTTCCAGCTGTAAATAGTCCTGAAGCTGTTATTGCCACGGGGGTCAAGGTGCTGGTTGCACAATCACTAACAGAGATTATGGAATGGCTCAGTAACGATTCTGCACTGGCAACCCCGCAGCAATGGTGTGCGCAACACCAACAGCAATCCGTATCGCACGTTGTGTCATCAATGAAAGACATGAACCAAATAGCAGGGCAACCAGAGGCGAAGTTTGCTGCAGAGGTTGCTGCTGCCGGTGGTCACAATGTGTTTTTTATTGGTCCTGGTGGTTCGGGGAAATCCATGATAGCTGAACGTATTCCCACTTTGTTGCCACAGTTAACCACTAGGGAAACTATCGAATCCACGGTGGTACACTCCATCGCAGGCCGAATAGACAATAGCGTTGTTACCACTGCACCTTTTATCGCCCCACATCATTCGGTAACTACCGCAGGATTGTTAGGCGGTGGTGCCGGAAACCCCTTGCCTGGTGCTGTGAGCCTGGCGCATAATGGCGTGCTGTTTCTTGACGAGGTTTCCGAAATTCCAGCCAGAGTCCTTGACCAATTACGGATGCCAATGGAGGACGGTGTTGTGCGATTGCAACGATCGCATCAGACCTTTGTATTCCCAGCTCGGTTTCAATTGGTGCTGGCCGCCAATCCGTGTCGGTGTGGGGCTGAAACTCCGACGGAATGTACGTGTTCTGGTGCGGTACGTGCAAGATACCTAGACAATCTGTCTGGACCGTTGCGGGATCGCATTGATATTTTTGTGCGAACTTATTCGAAGGGGCCACTTCAGGGTGATGCTGATACGGATTCTTCGGCGGTTATTGCTATGCGAGTGGCCGAAGCTCGAAACCGCGCGCGGCATCGGTGGGATTCTGCAGGCCTTGGTGCGATCACGAATGCCGCCGTGGAATCAGCTATGTTGCGGAGACATTTCCCGGCTGATGATGCAGGCATGGCGATTATGGAAAGCTATCTTGCACACGGAGATATAACCCAGCGAGGTGTTGACCGGGCGCTTAAATTGGCGTGGACTTTGGCTGATCTTGATCGCGTGGTGTCACCTACGCTGGATCATGTTGCTCGGGCGCTTGAACTCCGAGAGGACGTGGCGCTATGA
- the lepB gene encoding signal peptidase I: MSTDGDDEKKPMPWYIEIPAVVVVTIIVVAIFQALIARVYMIPSQSMEPTLHGCAGCVGDRIVVEKITYAFSDPKPGDVVVFSGTDSWNTGFTSQRSENPVLRGLQNLGSYVGFVAPDENILVKRVIATGGQTVQCLQNDPGIMVNGKKVDDSFTLQPPQYTIDTATGSEACGGPYFGPVTVPEGNLFMMGDNRTNSADSRYHLGDDVQGTIPVDNVKGKVQAIFFPFSRIGTVADPEIQQ; the protein is encoded by the coding sequence ATTTCCACTGACGGCGATGACGAGAAAAAGCCGATGCCCTGGTATATCGAGATTCCAGCGGTAGTGGTTGTGACAATTATTGTTGTTGCTATTTTCCAAGCTCTCATTGCCCGGGTTTATATGATTCCGAGCCAATCCATGGAACCAACACTGCACGGTTGCGCAGGTTGCGTGGGGGATCGCATCGTTGTAGAGAAAATTACTTACGCATTTAGTGACCCCAAACCAGGCGACGTAGTGGTTTTCTCCGGGACCGATTCTTGGAATACTGGTTTTACCTCCCAGCGTTCGGAAAACCCTGTGCTACGGGGATTGCAAAACTTAGGTTCGTATGTAGGCTTCGTAGCACCAGATGAAAACATTCTGGTTAAACGTGTAATTGCAACTGGCGGGCAGACTGTTCAGTGTTTGCAAAATGATCCGGGGATCATGGTCAATGGTAAGAAAGTTGACGATTCCTTTACTTTACAGCCACCGCAATACACAATTGACACCGCTACTGGTTCGGAAGCTTGTGGCGGGCCATATTTCGGCCCAGTGACGGTTCCTGAAGGTAACTTGTTCATGATGGGCGATAACCGTACTAATTCTGCTGATTCACGTTATCATCTCGGTGACGATGTTCAGGGCACCATTCCAGTTGATAATGTGAAAGGCAAAGTTCAGGCTATTTTCTTCCCATTTAGTCGCATTGGAACCGTCGCAGACCCGGAGATTCAACAGTAG